Genomic DNA from Inediibacterium massiliense:
TACGATTCATATAGAACATGGAAATCATGTAGGTGTTTTAGTAGGAGATTTTTTATTTGCAAAAGCCTTTGAAGTTTTGAGTCAATATGGACTTTTTCAAAGTTTGGAGATTTTAGTAGATGCAATTAGTAAAATGTGTGATGGAGAAATTGTACAAGCAAAAAATAAGTTTAATATTCATCAAACCAAAAAAGATTATTATGAAAGAATTTATAAAAAAACAGGAGTTTTGTTAGCTGCTTGTACTCAAATTGGAGGAATCATAGGAGGAGCTTCTATTACTGAAGTGAAGGCATTAAAATTATATGGTGAAAACGTCGGATATGCGTATCAAATTATAGATGATATTCTAGATTTTACAGGGAATGAAAAGGTATTAGGAAAACCAATAGGAGCGGATTTAAAAGAAGGAAATATAACGCTTCCTATTATCAAGTTGATGGAAAATGAAGGATATAAAGAATGGATAGAAGAAATGATAAAAAAAGATGAAATAGAAAATAGGTATACAGAAATTGTACAACTTTTGAAAGAGCATTATATTTTACAGAAAACATATGATGAAGCTATATACTTTATAGATCAAGCCAGAAAAAATTTAGAATCTATAAAAGATTCGAGCTATAAATATTTTTTAATGGAAATAACGGAACAAATGATCAAAAGGAAAA
This window encodes:
- a CDS encoding polyprenyl synthetase family protein, which encodes MLKTINKINIKEIEGMKWFEEELDQFIRNSSQNIYDICKNNVLSGGKRIRPALLLSSSLCFGPLVKEAVMASVACECIHMASLVHDDIIDLSHTRRNKPTIHIEHGNHVGVLVGDFLFAKAFEVLSQYGLFQSLEILVDAISKMCDGEIVQAKNKFNIHQTKKDYYERIYKKTGVLLAACTQIGGIIGGASITEVKALKLYGENVGYAYQIIDDILDFTGNEKVLGKPIGADLKEGNITLPIIKLMENEGYKEWIEEMIKKDEIENRYTEIVQLLKEHYILQKTYDEAIYFIDQARKNLESIKDSSYKYFLMEITEQMIKRKK